Proteins from a single region of Carassius gibelio isolate Cgi1373 ecotype wild population from Czech Republic chromosome B15, carGib1.2-hapl.c, whole genome shotgun sequence:
- the LOC127972984 gene encoding potassium voltage-gated channel subfamily E member 4: MELARNASALSSQQTNLIALSGGSDRNAYLYIVIVLSFYGVFLTAIMLGYLRTKRREKRRTNAFTRLLHEEEQREWGASQKKHSFSLPAFPALRSTPVPFMLSTGRALDGGRVLAPLACALCSVEQSSVSSLSSVTDVRFTIEEESDSGGHEDPKKTDSDHKSDGQNLRETL; this comes from the coding sequence ATGGAGTTGGCGCGCAACGCCTCCGCGCTTTCGTCGCAGCAGACCAACCTAATTGCCTTGTCCGGTGGAAGCGACAGGAACGCGTATCTGTACATCGTCATCGTTTTGTCTTTCTACGGAGTCTTCCTCACTGCGATTATGCTCGGTTACCTGCGCACCAAACGGCGCGAGAAGAGGCGCACGAACGCGTTCACGCGGCTTCTGCACGAGGAGGAGCAGCGCGAGTGGGGCGCGAGCCAGAAGAAGCACAGCTTCAGCCTCCCCGCGTTTCCCGCACTGCGCTCCACGCCGGTGCCGTTCATGCTGAGCACCGGCCGCGCGCTGGACGGCGGGAGGGTTCTCGCGCCTCTGGCGTGCGCGCTGTGCTCGGTGGAGCAGAGCAGCGTGAGCTCCCTCAGCTCCGTCACCGATGTGCGCTTCACTATCGAAGAGGAGTCTGACAGCGGCGGACACGAGGATCCGAAGAAAACCGACTCGGACCACAAAAGTGACGGACAAAACCTCAGAGAAACGCTCTGA